Proteins encoded within one genomic window of Chlorobaculum sp. MV4-Y:
- a CDS encoding acetyl-CoA hydrolase/transferase family protein gives MSYRTISAEEAVMAIKSGDRVFLHTAAATPRRLIDAMVSRASHLRDVEIVSLHTEGDAAYVQPEFQESFRLNAFFVGKNVRSAVQCGYADAIPIFLSDVPAMFYDGVMPLDVALVHVSPPDRHGYCSLGVSVDAARAAVHTARHVIAQVNPNMPRTHGEGLLHVSKIHSLVEVDDPLPETPPHELTDIERQIGQHIASIVEDGATLQMGIGAIPDATLAALTGHKDLGIHSEMFSDGVVELVEKGVVNGRCKKTHNEIIVASFLVGSRKLYDFVDDNPLVEMFGSDYVNDTKEIRKNPKVTAINSAIEIDMTGQVCADSIGIRHFSGVGGQMDFIRGAALSPGGKPIIALPATTRKGESRIVPHLKPGAGVVTTRAHVQYVVTEYGIVNLHGKNLRQRAEALATIAHPDFREEILRQAHELYGRKSNCLIE, from the coding sequence ATGAGTTACCGGACGATATCCGCAGAAGAGGCCGTCATGGCCATCAAGTCGGGAGACAGGGTTTTTCTGCACACGGCGGCGGCGACCCCTCGTCGGCTGATCGATGCGATGGTCAGCCGCGCCAGCCACCTGCGCGATGTCGAGATCGTCAGCCTGCACACCGAAGGCGATGCCGCCTACGTTCAGCCCGAGTTCCAGGAGAGCTTTCGGCTCAACGCCTTCTTTGTCGGCAAGAATGTTCGTTCCGCGGTGCAGTGCGGCTATGCCGACGCCATACCGATCTTTCTGAGCGACGTGCCTGCGATGTTCTACGACGGCGTCATGCCGCTCGACGTGGCACTGGTGCACGTTTCGCCGCCCGACCGCCACGGCTACTGCTCGCTCGGCGTGTCGGTCGATGCGGCCCGCGCCGCCGTGCATACCGCCCGGCACGTCATTGCTCAGGTGAACCCGAACATGCCCCGCACCCACGGCGAAGGACTGCTGCATGTCAGCAAGATTCATTCTCTGGTCGAGGTGGACGATCCGCTGCCGGAGACGCCGCCGCACGAGCTGACCGATATCGAGCGACAGATAGGCCAGCATATCGCCTCCATCGTCGAGGACGGTGCAACGCTGCAGATGGGCATTGGCGCAATTCCGGACGCCACACTCGCCGCCTTGACGGGGCACAAAGACCTCGGCATCCACTCGGAGATGTTCTCTGACGGCGTGGTCGAGCTGGTCGAAAAGGGGGTGGTGAACGGGCGCTGCAAGAAGACACACAACGAGATCATCGTGGCGAGCTTCCTTGTCGGCAGCCGCAAGCTTTACGATTTCGTGGACGACAATCCGCTGGTCGAGATGTTCGGTTCGGACTACGTCAACGATACGAAGGAGATCAGAAAAAATCCCAAAGTCACGGCGATCAACAGTGCCATCGAGATCGACATGACCGGCCAGGTGTGCGCCGACTCGATCGGCATTCGCCACTTCTCCGGCGTCGGCGGCCAGATGGACTTCATCCGCGGCGCGGCGCTCTCGCCCGGCGGCAAGCCGATCATCGCCCTACCCGCCACGACGCGCAAGGGCGAGTCGCGCATCGTACCGCACCTCAAGCCCGGCGCGGGCGTCGTGACCACGCGGGCGCATGTGCAATACGTCGTCACCGAGTACGGTATCGTCAACCTGCACGGCAAGAACCTCCGCCAGCGAGCTGAAGCGCTCGCCACCATCGCCCATCCCGACTTCCGCGAAGAGATTCTCCGCCAAGCCCACGAACTGTACGGGCGAAAAAGCAATTGCCTGATCGAATGA
- the pgeF gene encoding peptidoglycan editing factor PgeF produces MPQPSAIAPLHPFIFHTIPNLVALQTTRTGGVSAAPLNSLNLGSHVGDDLAFVRENYRRLGAFLGIDAESIVTTGQVHGTEIAVVTEPGKLNGYDALITNVRGLFVGILTADCYPVLIYDRRTGASGAAHAGWQGTAGRIAEKTINAMRDEFGSRPEDCLAWVGTGISGECYEIGGEVAARFSSRYLKPSPSGEGRQRLDLSAANRDQLVEAGISPPQVQCSEFCSFRDADRFYSYRRDNGKTGRMLTLIGLRNSD; encoded by the coding sequence ATGCCCCAGCCATCAGCAATCGCCCCCCTCCACCCATTCATCTTCCACACCATACCCAACCTTGTGGCGCTTCAGACTACCCGCACCGGCGGGGTGAGTGCTGCACCGCTGAATTCGCTGAATCTTGGCTCGCATGTTGGCGACGATCTGGCATTTGTGCGGGAGAATTACCGGCGGCTCGGGGCGTTTCTCGGGATCGACGCGGAAAGCATCGTGACGACCGGGCAGGTGCATGGGACAGAGATCGCCGTCGTTACCGAGCCGGGCAAGCTCAATGGATATGACGCGCTTATCACCAACGTCCGCGGACTTTTTGTCGGCATTCTGACCGCCGACTGCTATCCTGTCCTGATTTACGATCGCCGGACAGGAGCATCCGGAGCAGCTCATGCGGGGTGGCAGGGCACGGCGGGACGGATCGCCGAAAAGACCATCAACGCGATGCGCGACGAATTTGGCAGCCGTCCCGAGGACTGCCTCGCCTGGGTCGGCACCGGCATTTCTGGTGAATGCTACGAAATCGGCGGCGAAGTTGCCGCCCGGTTCAGCAGTCGCTACCTCAAGCCGTCGCCCTCCGGCGAAGGTCGGCAACGGCTTGACCTCTCGGCAGCCAACCGCGACCAGCTCGTCGAAGCGGGCATTTCGCCGCCGCAGGTGCAGTGCTCGGAGTTCTGCTCGTTCCGCGACGCCGACCGCTTCTACTCCTACCGTCGCGACAACGGCAAAACCGGCCGGATGCTCACGCTGATCGGACTCAGGAATTCTGACTGA
- the bchU gene encoding bacteriochlorophyllide d C-20 methyltransferase BchU encodes MSNNDLLNYYHRANELVFKGLIEFSCMKAAIELDLFSHMAEGPKDLATLAADTASVPPRLEMLLETLRQMRVITLSDGKWSLTEFADYMFSPNPKEPNLHQTPVAKAMAFLADDFYMGLSQAVRGQKNFKGQVPYPPVTREDNLYFEEIHRSNAKFAIQLLLEEAKLDGVKKMIDVGGGIGDISAAMLKHFPELDSTILNLPGAIDLVNENAAEKGVADRLRGIAVDIYKESYPEADAVMFCRILYSANEQLSTIMCKKAFDAMPSGGRLLILDMVIDDPENPNFDYLSHYILGAGMPFSVLGFKEQARYKEILESLGYQDVTMVRKYDHLLVQAVKP; translated from the coding sequence ATGAGCAACAATGACCTCCTGAACTACTACCACAGGGCCAACGAGCTGGTCTTCAAGGGCCTCATCGAGTTTAGTTGCATGAAAGCCGCTATCGAACTCGACCTGTTCAGCCACATGGCCGAAGGCCCCAAGGACCTCGCGACGCTGGCAGCCGACACCGCTTCGGTGCCGCCTCGTCTCGAAATGCTTCTCGAGACGCTCCGCCAGATGCGCGTCATCACCCTGAGCGACGGAAAATGGTCATTGACCGAGTTTGCCGATTACATGTTCTCGCCGAACCCGAAAGAGCCGAACCTGCACCAGACCCCCGTGGCCAAAGCCATGGCGTTCCTTGCCGATGACTTCTACATGGGCCTTTCACAGGCAGTCAGGGGTCAGAAGAACTTCAAGGGTCAGGTGCCCTATCCGCCGGTCACGCGCGAAGATAACCTCTACTTCGAGGAGATTCACCGCAGCAACGCCAAGTTCGCCATCCAGCTCCTTCTCGAAGAGGCCAAGCTCGACGGCGTCAAGAAGATGATCGACGTCGGCGGCGGCATCGGCGACATTTCGGCTGCCATGCTCAAGCACTTCCCTGAACTCGACTCCACCATTCTGAACCTGCCGGGCGCCATCGACCTGGTCAACGAAAACGCCGCTGAGAAGGGCGTGGCCGACCGTCTGCGCGGCATCGCGGTGGACATCTACAAGGAGTCTTACCCCGAAGCCGACGCGGTGATGTTCTGCCGCATTCTCTATTCGGCCAACGAACAGCTCTCGACCATCATGTGCAAAAAGGCTTTCGACGCCATGCCGTCCGGCGGTCGCCTGCTGATTCTCGACATGGTGATCGACGATCCGGAAAACCCGAACTTCGACTACCTGAGCCACTACATCCTCGGTGCCGGAATGCCCTTCTCGGTGCTCGGCTTCAAGGAGCAGGCCCGTTACAAGGAGATTCTCGAAAGCCTCGGCTACCAGGATGTCACCATGGTGCGCAAGTACGACCACCTGCTCGTTCAGGCGGTGAAACCGTAA